catgtctatggctaggaaacttaaccatctttgattaacgagctagtgaagtagaggcatactagggacactctgttttgtctatgtattcacacatgtatcaagtttccggttaatacaattttagcatgaataataaacatttatcatgaaataaggaaataaataataactttattattgcctctagggcatatttccttcaagtatatCATCTCAACATGTCAAAGATAAACACTACAAGAAATGGTGCACCGTCCTCTTCATTCATCGACGTACACATCCTCGCTAAGGGTCTTGAATTTTctttatttttgcacaaaattatataatGGTCAGGCAACAGGAAATTACTATTTAGTTTGTTTGACTGTTGAGAAATCTAGTGTAGATATTGATAGTGACCTATGTACGCATTACAACAATTGTAGATATATAAAAACATATTCTCCTTTACAAAAAACATATTCGAAAAGCAGTTTTCCTCGCcccatcaacccccccccccctaacaACACACATGACTAGGATTTCTCTCCCTTCTCCGGCAAGGCTGGTGTTTCCATTTGTCCTCAGCCGCCATCTTGGTGTGAGAAGACAAAGAGGAACTCGGTTCTTTGTTCGATATGTACTTTTTTTCGTGCAGGTTTTTGTTTGTATGTCTCGGCTATGATGTTGAGGCGATGACGACATCACGACAATGGAATAAGTTCCTTTGGCCTCTTCCCCATCCCGACGGTGTTTGTTCCAACGCCGTATAGACTTATGAGGGTGCGGTTCTGTGGATCTGGGCAGCAAATTTATTGGGCGATGTGATGGTGCCGATGATAGCGGTCAGAATAACCAATCCCATTGTTGTATCTAGGAGAGTGTCAAAGTTGTACAAGAGTGCCTCCTCTCTTCGTAAAGCCTTGAATGTGTATCATTCTTCCTACCCATCAGTGGTTCTACAACATATCTTCAACAACTTATTCATGGGGCGGGCCTCGACAAACATTCTTCAAGTGTGTACTTTTTCAAGCCTCTCGCGACAGTTTTCTATTTTGGTTCCTTTAGCTCATGGCGGCATGTGTTTTTGCTAGAGATTCTAGTGCAGTTTTTGCAACCACTCCTTTTTTACGGCAGCGTTTCGACAATGGGACAAATAGCGTTCTTTGCGGGCTTGCTAAGAAGATGGAGTTGAAATACTTTGAAGCCTATGATGTATTTTTCTTATTTCTTGTTTGGGTTCTTCACTGTATTCTTCTATATTCCTTGTTGTTTCTTAGATATAAAAAAATAGCATGGGTGTTTCTTCTTAAAAAATAGGACATTGCCATGCGTCGTTTGGGTGATAACTTTCACTTACCTGCAACCCTCTCAATTGCCAGATCAGCTAGGATCGAGCAGCAAACATCCCCCTCGAATCCAATTGCATCGCAACACTGCTGAAGTTTTAGAAACACCAAGGACGTTGCAATCCCTTGGCTTCAAAAATAACATGGCCCGTGCATCACGTGCGTGGGATTGCAAAGATGACCCGTGTTGCAACTGAAACATGGATCGTGTTGCAATCCCAGGCTAAGTTCTCATAGGGACTCGTGCGTGGTTGAGCTATGGATATATAAATGGTCAGCAGAGAGCCACGTAGACTTCTTCATTAGCATATGTTTTCCTTCATTAGCAAACAGTAGGGTTGGTTGGCATGCACGTCTACTTACGATCAGTAAAGAGCCACGTCGACCTATATTGTTGCAGGTACTGAACTGAGTAAGGCGAGGCTCCAGCCTCCCGCACTCTGTCTATGGCCTCCGACGATGAGCGCCTCCGTGCCCTGAAGGCGTTCGACGACACCAAAGCCGGCGTCAAAGGACTCGTCGACGCCGGCGTGACCACCGTCCCGTCCATCTTCCACCACCCGCCGGAGTCCTTTTCCCTGGGCAACAGCACGCCGACCCATGGCATCACCATCCCGCTCATCGACCTCGCGGCTGGCGAGCGAGCCGAGCTGGTCACCGCGGTGAGGACGGCCGCGGAGACGGTGGGCTTCTTCCGGGTAGTGAACCACGGCGTGCGGGATGACCTCCTTGCCGAGATGCTCGCGTCCGTGCGCCGCTTCCACGAGTCGCCGGCAGAGGCAAAGCGGCCGTACTACAGCCGGGATCAACGCCGGCGCGTCCAGTTCAACTCCAACTTCGACCTGTTCACATCACCGGCGGCCAACTGGCGCGACACCATGTTTCTCGAGCTGCCGCTGCCGCCGGAGGAGATCCCGGTGGCGTGCAGGGCCGTCGTGCTGGAGTACGCTCGGCAGGTGCAGCGGCTAGGCCGCGCTCTGTTTGAGCTGCTGTCGGAGGCGCTGGGCTTGCACCCGAGGTTCCTGGAGGAGGAGACGATGTGCCTGGACCGGCTGAGCATGGGCGGCCACTACTACCCGGCGTGCCCAGAGCCGCACCTGACGCTAGGCACCACTAGGCACTCCGACCTCAGCTTCCTCACCGTGCTCCTCCAGGACGCCGTCGGCGGTCTCCAGGTGCTCGTGGACGACGATGACGGCAAGAAGAGAACGTCGTGGGTGGACGTGCCGGCGGTGACGGGGGCGCTGGTGGTCAACGTGGGTGACCACCTGCAGCTCATGTCCAACGGCAGGTTCAAGAGCGTGGAGCACCGCGTGGTGGCTAACAGCGTGGGGCCCAGGGTGTCGGTGGCGTGCTTCATTAGGCCGTGCCCGTCGTCGACGAGAGTTCTCGCGCCGATCGTCACCGGCTGCGAGATGGCCCTGTGAGACACTCGCTCGGTCAACGTATTACGTGCTCTATTCACGTTtcgatcgctcgctcgctcgtCTCTCTCCACATCCACACATTGCCATGCCCCCTTATCCTTTAGGTTCAGCAAGGAAGTAGTACTACCACACAAGAGAGAACAGAAAAGGTTCCAGACTGTGGTTTCGCCgtctttgaaaatgttcatgtttgAAATTTCATGTAAATTCAAAAACATATACAAAGATAAAAATGTTTCATAAGAAATTTTTTAATGTTTGTATAATATGTTTCGTTGGCTCTGAAAAATATTCATATATGCCAAATAATATAATTATATATGTCAAATGAAATGTTCACATACCTtataaaaaatactccctccatttcataattcttgtcgtggttttagttcaaaaatTTTAACAACGACAATAATTGTTTTAGTTCAAAACTAAAACCACACCAAGAATTATGGAAaattcttgtcgtggttttagtccACGATAAGAATTATGGAATGGAATGGAAGGAGTATTTTTTATAGACAAAATACTCTATTGGGAAAACAAATTTGTTAATATGTTGCACGGTTTCATGTATTCAAGATAAGTACTCATATAGTCTTGAACAATGTTCACAATCTTGTGTTAAGTTTTAATAGTTTCATTGGCCTCAGCCCCACCCaataccactagtagaaaatagggctttgttCCAGGCCGGGCcagcctattagtcccggttcagtcaggaaccgggacccatgggggcataggtcccggttcgtgaggccagggggccggccgggcctcgtggggcattggtcccggttcgtctagaccctttggtcctggttccagacacgaaccgggaccaatgggcctcgctcctggcccacaatcattggtcccggttcgtggctggaaccgggaccaaagggggtcctttagtcccggttccagccacgaaccaggaccaatgagatgcctatatataccccctcgtccgcgagcagagcagtggagtgctctgtttttctggccggccgtgggagagctttgtggtgccctagctcacctcctatgcacatgaggtgttcgatgaaatgcccgagccacacttaagctttctcctctcgaagctccttgtccaagctccattttcctcgagatttgtctaggtttggcggtccgtcctgtcccgtccccatcctcaccgccgtcgatcgcccgcgctgatctcgtcgccagcaccaccgtggtgagcctcttgatcttatcttctttctaaaagaaaaaagttcttacttgtacggtttagatagatacttgtgtaattttcttacttttattattgtttgttattatatagtgcgatggttatGGTATCCGCcttcgtcggccctcgtcctgtctatgattcggatgtggtatatattatcttttataactatttggttcatttagtgtttatgacaattatgtcgaCCAACGTAACATAGaattttttatctaggaggtatgttgtaagggcatatttatccctaagatgttttggtgattgatgacaatgcttttgcggactaatcgtgtgcattgagtgttttcagagattcatccttttggcacgagacgattccctcccctcggagcttgaagcgaagacggtgtagtcctttcgaattagtttggtggactagtttcatagggatcaccgtactatcaagagggggtccgctttggaaaggctagggcggaatcatcacgtacacttcctttgcccccccTCCGAGCCCTTCCGCTTCTATGATGGGCTCGTTCCCCTTCTCAGTGTGCCCtctttggtcccagcggtagtaccgcgggccggagcggtagtaccgcttatggctacaagcggtagtaccgctctagaacggtggtaccgctggtagcccccagccgtagtaccgctgcggtctcgtgctagtaccgcctcgattcgaggggtcttttttcgtgtcgggttttacggtacttgccgcggcagtgggggccgtagtaccgctcgtatgcggtagtaccgcccagaccaccgcggtagtaccgctctgggcccagcggtagtaccgcccgggggagcggtagtaccgctgtgatcagcggtagtatcgctgcctcctgcggtagtaccgctctctgcggggctggtgtggggggtaacggttggattgttccccccactatataaggaggtcttcttccccaaagttgacctacctcttcccccaaaagcttcattgttgctccaagctccattttcgcccgatctctctccctagccaatcaaacttgttgatttgctcgggattggttgagaaggccccgatctacacttccaccaagagaaatttgattcccccacttatccctagcggatcttgttactcttgggtgcttgagcaccctagacggttgaggtcaccgcggagccatggtccattgtggtgaagctttgtggtgtcgttgggagcctccaattaagttgtggagattgccccaaccttgtttgtaaaggtccggtcgccgccttcaagggcaccaatagtggaatcacggcatctcgcattgtgtgagggcgtgaggagaatacggtggccctagtggcttcttggggagcattgtgcctccacaccgctccaacggagacgtacttcccctcaaaaggaaggaacttcggtaacacatcctcgtcttcaccggctccacgattggttatctcgtccctttactttcgcaagtttactcgtgttatatctcttatttgcttgcatgcttgttgtcattgcatcatataggttgctcacttagttgcatatctagacaacctattttgatgcaaaagtttaatttggtaaagaaaagctaaaaattgttagttgcctattcaccccccctctagtcaactatatcgatcctttcaattggtatcagagccaggtttcttaattaaggactttaccgtccaaagagtatggttgacgtcgtagacggtgtggaggagcactccggtgtgaatccggtctcatctacgggagatgggggaaccgcggtctctcatgaggaattcaatgtggcgttggacacattgaaaacctccatgacgaccgaggtcgaaagcatgtttaataaattcttagaagggcttaaacttaccaccgcaccgttgaaagtgggtgatcccgctaacaaagtgacggatgctacctccgacaagggggaagctactagcgagaaagctcctttttctagtggtaaaaatggtaccggcatctttgcccatgtggaacctccacctgtctatggtggaccgctcccttccactcatttgaatcatgccggcccggcccctaagattgagaagaatgtagattttgattcttgggtctatcgttttaagcgtcatttaaatcatgtgaacactaacctttggagaatcattgaagaaggtttttatccgcatgaccgaagtaacttcactcctagagaagttgtggatcatcaattcaatgagaatgctctcttcatcatccaagaagcaatcccacccgaagatcttcctcatctccggccttacaccgtggccaaagatgcttggctccaagttgtttccctctatcggggaagcgcaagcattcaacgctccaactatgaagtggtgcaagatgaagccgacgagtttgcaatgaaagaagatgaagaacctcgtgagctttttcggagagtaaccaaactcgcggtctctctccgagatcatggaagtaaggacacggatgacaattggatcaagcgcaaattcctcaaggcaatgatgccctaccacaaagccatgtcctccgtaattcgtcaaaggccggacttccacaccttgtcatcaagtgaagtgttggatgagtttgttgctatgagcatcttggacaagaccgccgacaatgcggttcttcgctctcaaagagtaaagaagcccaaccttgctctaaaggccaaggttagtatggaggaagaggatgaagaggaagaagaggagggcaacctcgaagatacgaagtatgcctatcatgaacacatggctcttgcttcaaggcaattttggagcaagaagaacacaaggccaaacttcaacaagagcaattcaagtggcgcaaagggcaagcaacgagtgaggacttgcttcaattgtggcaatgtgagccactttgttgcggagtgcccttacgagaagagggaagacaatggtggcaagctcattagaaaggacaaggccaagtcgttccccaacaagagcaacttcaccaagaagactcctcccaaggcattggtggtacaagaagagtacaatgaggatgacgatgatgaagatggtgagtcggttgccatggcctccgttgccattgcgaagactccacgggtgtctctcttcgactcacccaatgagaacatcaccgccaagtgcctcatggctaaagccaccaataaggtaacctccaacatcaaaactaccatcattaatcatccttcttcgacggatagcattgatgaacatgaggggacaaatgtggaggaaaatgagtttgagatctttatgggtaaactcaagggtaaatccaagaagcacttcgttgctctcttggaacaacttggtgaagccaatgacatgatcgaggctcacgaagataccatctctaagatggaggggcatagtcgtgactatgccgatgagatttcggatctttccaatgctcttgacgaagagcgtggtcttcgtttggctcttgaggagtcatacaacgatgatcatgctaagttaaagaaagatcttgatcatgctcttgttgtgtctcgtgtgctaaactccgagaaggcaaaacttggggttgatcttgctagacttaaagaggagtttgacattctcgacaaggctcacaaagtcttgaagggcgttcatgctagcctcaaggagtctcatgatcaactccaagtaaagctaactaaggagaaagccacctttcctcatatggtgttaattgataatgcaaatgctactaacccttgttgtgagcatgtgcatcttgttgaggagaatgctaagttgaaggagcaacttgagaaaggccttgtgtcatgcatacaaggtgagaagaacctcaacgaccttttgagaaaccaaaaggaagttgtggccaaggaggggattgggttcgcacccaagcccaagaacaagaagaagaatgacaagaccaaacgacctcctcctctcaagcaaacttttgtgaaggagggagagggtgcttccaaggagaagaagaacaatgcgaagggtgacggtgtcaagaagggcaataccaccccatccaacaaagccggcgactttaatccttcttatgtgttatgccgtgcaagtgatgggcatgtttatgccaaatttgttggttctcctcatgagtatattgaatggtccatttgggttcctaagacccttgttactaacatcaaaggacccattacaaaatgggtacctaaaaccaagcattgatctcttgtaggtgtttgcttccggtgggggatcatggttgctcgatagtggagctacaaatcatatgaccggaagcaaggacttggtggtggacgtgcacaagattccatctatgcccaccaatgtcgagtggggtgatgcctcgtcttctaaggtattgggactcggcaaagttgtcatttctcatgatctcacgatcgagaaggtcatgctagttgagtcccttgcatacaatttactttccgttcgtcaacttgctaccatgggctttgccactttctttgatattgataccgtggccctcttgtggagcaagactcttaaagtagcctttgttgggcatgtcgagaacggtctctatgtgattaacttttcggagcgacccactaagaccgcgacatgcctaatggctaaagttgacgtgggatggctttggcatcgccgtttagcccatgtcaatatgagatctttgcaaagtcttctcaagggggaccatgtccgtggactaacgaacgttagttttgctaaagatcgtgcttgcagtgcttgtatcgaaggaaagcttcatgagaaggctcaccctcccacgactctcatttactcgaagaggcctttggagctccttcatttggatctctttgggcctccatcctttgatagtcttgggggtagaaagtattgcttggtaattgtggatgactattcaagatacacttgggtgtatttcttcaagaggaagagtgagacccaacaaaccgtcattgactttgcaaatgaagcccaacgtcaacacaatgcaaagatcttgacaataagaagtgacaacggcaccgagttcaaaaactacaccttggatgagtttcttagtgatgaggggatcaagcatcaatattccgcaccttacacccctcaacaaaatggtgttgcggagaggaagaaccggacgttgatggatgcggcaaggaccatgatggcggagttcaagtctccatacaacttttgggccgaagccatcaacaccgcgtgtcatgcttcaaatcggctctatctccgcaaaggcttgaacaagactccatatgagatactcaccggtaacaagcccaacctcaagtactttcgggtgttcgggtgtaagtgtttcattctcaagaaaggtgttcgtttgtctaaatttgagtctagagctcatgagggcatatttgttggttatgctacaaactcccatgcttaccgtgttctcaataagtccacgggacttattgaggagacgtgtaacgtggagtttgatgagaataacggctcccaagtggagcaaagtggtacttgtgatgtaggtgatgaaattcctccccaagccataagaagaatgggtgttggttatatcctacccattgaggaaccccttgtggccgaaggagaaggacaatgctccactcaagtggagccatcaccaacccaagacccacacgcttccgaagaacaaagtgaaggctctcaacctcatgaacaagatcaagggcaagatcaacctcaagatggtggtgatccaccaaatgatgcccaaggtcaagttctccccctcgagcaagttcaagatcaaggacaagctcaagacgacgctcaagatgatcaagtaacccctcctcgtttcacttccgaggaggaattggagcgtcgtgccgctaagatcgcttccaagctcaccaccaaaggtcatctcatggagaatgtggttggaagcctaagaaagggggtaagcactcgtagacaattagcaaactattgtgaacatcatgcgtttgtttcttgtgtcgaaccccaaaaggtttatgaagcgctcgaggacccggattggctcaatgccatgcatgaagaactcaacaacttcgaacataaccaagtgt
This window of the Triticum aestivum cultivar Chinese Spring chromosome 5D, IWGSC CS RefSeq v2.1, whole genome shotgun sequence genome carries:
- the LOC123126267 gene encoding 1-aminocyclopropane-1-carboxylate oxidase homolog 1-like, encoding MASDDERLRALKAFDDTKAGVKGLVDAGVTTVPSIFHHPPESFSLGNSTPTHGITIPLIDLAAGERAELVTAVRTAAETVGFFRVVNHGVRDDLLAEMLASVRRFHESPAEAKRPYYSRDQRRRVQFNSNFDLFTSPAANWRDTMFLELPLPPEEIPVACRAVVLEYARQVQRLGRALFELLSEALGLHPRFLEEETMCLDRLSMGGHYYPACPEPHLTLGTTRHSDLSFLTVLLQDAVGGLQVLVDDDDGKKRTSWVDVPAVTGALVVNVGDHLQLMSNGRFKSVEHRVVANSVGPRVSVACFIRPCPSSTRVLAPIVTGCEMAL